One window from the genome of Pseudomonas frederiksbergensis encodes:
- a CDS encoding Rrf2 family transcriptional regulator, which translates to MRNDTRLSRMLHVLIHMDRHQQSTTSDTLAQMLGTNPVVVRRTMALLKEQGYVTSEKGHRGGWSLAKPLAEMTLLDIHQALGSTSIFAIGLSTDHPQCLVEQAVNAALTDAFDEAQALLLKRLGSITLAQLAEDFDVRFRSGPKVERHL; encoded by the coding sequence ATGAGAAACGACACCCGCCTATCGCGCATGCTGCACGTCTTGATTCATATGGATCGCCACCAGCAATCGACCACCTCCGACACCCTCGCCCAAATGCTGGGCACCAACCCTGTGGTGGTGCGCCGAACCATGGCGTTGCTCAAGGAACAGGGTTACGTCACTTCGGAGAAAGGCCATCGCGGCGGCTGGAGCCTGGCTAAACCGTTGGCGGAGATGACGCTGTTGGACATTCATCAGGCGTTGGGCAGCACGTCGATCTTTGCCATCGGCCTGTCCACCGATCATCCGCAATGCCTGGTGGAACAGGCGGTGAATGCGGCGCTGACGGATGCGTTCGATGAAGCCCAGGCGTTGTTGCTCAAGCGTCTGGGCAGTATTACGTTGGCCCAGTTGGCCGAGGACTTTGATGTGCGGTTTCGCAGTGGGCCCAAGGTTGAACGTCACCTCTAA
- a CDS encoding NAD(P)/FAD-dependent oxidoreductase encodes MEHDVIIAGGSYAGLSAGLQLARARQKVLVIDAGQRRNRFAATSHGFLGQDGRAPGDIASDARAQLMAYRTVEWLSDSAIHAARDADGFVVETAHGQRYRAKRLLLATGVIDELPDVPGLTERWGKSVFHCPYCHGYELEQGPIGVLATSPMSLHHALMLPDWGPTTFFTNGVFEPDLEQRQSLAQRGVTLVPERVQRLEGERANVVLVDGRVIAVDGLFVLPHTRVSSSLASALGCNFEEGPLGAFIQADPMTRETSIPGVFACGDAAMPFGSVALAVGDGVRAGSGVHRSLIFQAHP; translated from the coding sequence ATGGAACACGACGTCATCATTGCTGGCGGCAGCTACGCCGGCTTGTCCGCAGGTCTGCAATTGGCCCGCGCCCGCCAGAAGGTGCTGGTGATCGACGCAGGCCAGCGTCGCAATCGGTTTGCGGCTACTTCCCATGGTTTTCTCGGGCAGGACGGTCGCGCCCCAGGCGACATTGCCAGTGACGCCCGCGCTCAACTCATGGCTTACCGAACCGTGGAATGGTTGTCGGATAGCGCGATCCACGCCGCCCGCGACGCGGACGGCTTTGTCGTCGAGACGGCCCACGGACAACGCTACCGTGCCAAACGCCTGCTGCTGGCCACCGGCGTGATCGATGAGTTGCCCGATGTGCCAGGGCTGACGGAGCGCTGGGGGAAAAGTGTTTTTCATTGCCCGTACTGCCACGGCTATGAATTGGAGCAAGGGCCGATTGGCGTGCTGGCGACGTCACCGATGTCGCTGCACCATGCCTTGATGCTGCCCGACTGGGGCCCGACCACTTTTTTCACCAATGGCGTGTTCGAGCCCGACCTTGAGCAACGGCAAAGCCTGGCGCAACGTGGTGTAACCCTGGTGCCGGAACGTGTCCAACGTCTAGAAGGCGAACGGGCCAACGTGGTGTTGGTGGACGGGCGGGTGATCGCCGTTGACGGACTGTTTGTCTTGCCGCATACCCGCGTTTCCAGTTCACTCGCCAGCGCCCTGGGTTGCAACTTTGAAGAGGGTCCGCTCGGCGCGTTCATTCAGGCCGACCCGATGACTCGTGAAACCAGCATTCCCGGGGTATTCGCCTGCGGCGACGCGGCGATGCCGTTCGGCTCGGTCGCGCTGGCCGTTGGCGATGGGGTGAGGGCGGGCTCGGGGGTGCATCGGTCGTTGATCTTCCAGGCCCACCCTTGA
- a CDS encoding CitMHS family transporter gives MITTLGFLMMLAIIGLILLRRISPVVAFTTLPVVVCLLAGFNLGQIGEFIKAGLITVAPTAALFLFAILFFGIMRDRGLFDPLVNLLIRSTGGKPLAVAVVTVLVTSVVHLDGVGAATFLLTIPALLPLYKRLNMSPAMLLCLVGTTAGVINMVPWGGTTARAAAVSGLDATELWLGLLPVQMVGLVCMLGVATILGLRAQRRQPMSLGAAATCDMDDLQTQSREFSLSPRELRYWLNVGLTAAILVCLFTGIFPLYACFMVGLGIALPLNFPSLDAQAERLKAHASDALQMVLVMMAAAVLLGVLSGAKMSDGMALALIDILPAGSAQYLHVIVGFFGVPLGMIFSPDAYYFALLPVIKDVAAAAGVPLEAVARAMLIGENTGFSISPVVPSVYLALALSGVELRKHMAYTFFWAWGVSLVMLAFAVATGAVQV, from the coding sequence ATGATTACAACCCTGGGTTTCCTGATGATGTTGGCCATCATCGGATTGATATTGCTGCGCAGGATCAGCCCGGTGGTGGCGTTCACCACCCTCCCCGTGGTCGTTTGCCTGCTGGCCGGCTTCAATCTTGGCCAGATCGGCGAGTTCATCAAGGCGGGCCTGATCACGGTGGCCCCGACCGCCGCGCTGTTTCTGTTTGCCATCCTGTTCTTTGGCATCATGCGTGACCGGGGGCTGTTCGATCCCTTGGTCAACCTGCTGATCCGCAGCACGGGCGGCAAGCCACTGGCCGTGGCGGTGGTGACGGTACTGGTGACCTCGGTGGTGCACCTCGACGGTGTCGGCGCCGCCACGTTCTTGCTGACCATCCCGGCGTTGCTGCCCTTGTACAAACGCCTGAACATGAGCCCGGCGATGCTGCTGTGCCTGGTCGGCACCACGGCTGGCGTCATCAACATGGTGCCTTGGGGCGGCACGACCGCCCGCGCCGCCGCGGTGTCGGGCCTGGACGCCACGGAGCTGTGGCTGGGCTTGCTGCCAGTGCAGATGGTGGGCCTGGTGTGCATGCTCGGGGTGGCGACGATCCTGGGCCTGCGCGCCCAACGTCGCCAACCGATGTCGCTGGGCGCCGCCGCGACGTGCGACATGGACGATCTGCAAACGCAAAGCCGCGAATTCAGCCTCTCTCCCCGGGAGTTGCGCTACTGGCTGAACGTCGGGCTCACCGCGGCAATCCTGGTGTGCCTGTTCACCGGCATTTTCCCCTTGTACGCCTGTTTCATGGTGGGACTGGGCATCGCCCTGCCGCTCAATTTCCCGTCCCTGGACGCCCAGGCCGAACGCCTCAAGGCGCATGCGTCCGATGCGCTGCAAATGGTCCTGGTGATGATGGCCGCGGCCGTCCTGCTGGGCGTGCTCTCCGGCGCGAAGATGTCCGACGGCATGGCCTTGGCGTTGATCGATATCCTGCCTGCGGGTTCTGCCCAATACCTGCACGTGATCGTTGGTTTCTTCGGCGTGCCCCTGGGCATGATCTTTTCGCCGGACGCGTATTACTTCGCGCTCCTGCCGGTGATCAAGGACGTGGCCGCCGCAGCCGGCGTTCCCCTTGAAGCCGTCGCCCGGGCCATGTTGATCGGTGAAAACACCGGGTTCTCCATCAGCCCGGTAGTGCCCAGCGTTTACCTGGCGCTTGCGCTGTCCGGCGTGGAACTGCGCAAGCACATGGCCTATACGTTTTTCTGGGCCTGGGGCGTCAGCCTGGTGATGCTCGCTTTCGCCGTCGCAACCGGCGCGGTACAAGTCTGA
- a CDS encoding acyclic terpene utilization AtuA family protein: MTKTILVGCGAGFANDRPDAALRLAQDLAQRSGQRYIMLELLAERTLAEAQLRKRLDPQAGYSARLFDFLEPMLDLCIEAGIPIITNGGAANPRAAAQRLRHTLAGRFPGLKIACVLGDDLLDETPARYARWLSSDPQEQPVSVNVYTGADGIVQALTDGAGIVLCGRVADPSLAVGAIRHGLGWKADDWQKIAVATAAGHLLECCTQVTGGYFAHPGMKDIPDPANLGCPIAEIHEDGRLIIGKTRHSGGRVSEQTVKEQLLYEVHDPRRYLTPDVVLDLGEARVQDLGADRVEISGLLGHPHPDTLKGLAGVRGLWFGEAEISYAGPGALARAALAREILLERFDRLAPGVQPWIDLSGVASLFNDQGGLYLQQQLAQAPALEDVRVRIGLTHTDRPLVEALLAEVESLYTNGPAGGGGVRRHLVEAVTTRSFLLPRDEIHTTLEWY, encoded by the coding sequence ATGACAAAAACAATTCTCGTCGGGTGTGGCGCCGGTTTCGCCAATGACCGGCCTGACGCCGCCCTGCGCCTGGCCCAGGACCTGGCACAACGCAGCGGCCAGCGCTACATCATGCTGGAGCTGTTGGCGGAACGGACCCTGGCCGAAGCGCAATTGCGCAAGCGTCTCGACCCACAGGCCGGTTATTCCGCCCGGCTGTTCGATTTTCTCGAGCCCATGCTGGACCTGTGCATCGAAGCCGGGATCCCGATCATCACCAATGGCGGCGCCGCCAATCCGAGGGCAGCCGCCCAGCGATTGCGCCACACCCTGGCGGGTCGTTTCCCTGGGCTGAAGATCGCTTGCGTGCTGGGTGACGACCTCTTGGACGAAACACCTGCGCGCTACGCACGATGGCTGTCGTCCGATCCGCAGGAACAGCCTGTATCCGTAAACGTCTACACCGGCGCCGACGGTATCGTCCAGGCGTTGACCGATGGTGCCGGCATCGTCCTGTGCGGCCGTGTCGCCGACCCCTCGCTGGCCGTCGGTGCGATCCGCCATGGGCTGGGTTGGAAAGCCGATGATTGGCAGAAAATCGCGGTGGCGACGGCGGCTGGACACTTGTTGGAGTGCTGCACACAGGTCACCGGTGGCTATTTTGCCCACCCCGGCATGAAAGACATTCCAGACCCGGCCAATCTCGGCTGTCCGATTGCCGAGATCCACGAGGACGGCCGCCTGATTATCGGCAAGACCCGCCACAGCGGAGGCCGGGTCAGCGAGCAAACCGTGAAGGAACAGCTTCTTTATGAAGTACACGATCCTCGACGCTACCTGACGCCCGACGTTGTACTGGATCTGGGCGAAGCGCGCGTGCAGGACTTGGGCGCAGACCGCGTCGAGATCAGCGGCCTGCTTGGCCATCCACACCCCGATACCCTCAAGGGCTTGGCGGGTGTACGCGGCCTCTGGTTTGGCGAAGCGGAAATATCCTATGCCGGCCCCGGCGCCTTGGCGCGTGCGGCACTGGCGCGAGAAATCCTGCTTGAACGTTTCGACCGATTGGCGCCAGGGGTGCAGCCCTGGATCGACCTTTCCGGCGTCGCCAGCCTGTTCAACGATCAGGGCGGCCTGTACCTGCAACAGCAATTGGCCCAGGCGCCGGCCCTGGAAGACGTGCGCGTGCGCATCGGCCTGACCCACACCGACCGGCCGCTGGTGGAAGCGCTGTTGGCCGAGGTGGAATCGCTCTACACCAACGGGCCGGCAGGTGGCGGTGGTGTGCGCCGCCACCTCGTCGAGGCCGTCACCACGCGAAGTTTCCTGTTGCCGCGCGATGAAATCCACACAACCCTGGAGTGGTACTGA
- a CDS encoding LysR family transcriptional regulator, whose protein sequence is MNVSFRQLRAFILIAETSSFTRTAEQLHLSQPALSYSIRKLEESMGLQLLARNTRSVELTPAGEHFLPQARRMLRDMDDAVRDARDTLSLIRGTLRLAALPTAAASFLPVVIASFQREHPGVKVHLLDGRAGEIMGWVQGGEVDAGISSLPDDLSGLSFERLLDDNLVLLSHKDHHRDWKQQPYIALTPDTSIRPLADAALRYLNVDPAPAWEVAHMSTATALVREGLGFSLLPASCTAVFNIGEQCAITAIDQPAKRSIGLLQRKPVAPSPSLSQFMGHVRRVLRQE, encoded by the coding sequence ATGAACGTCTCCTTCCGCCAGCTTCGCGCCTTCATCCTGATCGCTGAAACCTCCAGTTTTACCCGCACGGCTGAACAACTGCACCTGTCCCAGCCGGCGCTGAGCTACAGCATCCGCAAACTGGAGGAGAGCATGGGTTTGCAGTTGCTCGCGCGTAACACCCGCAGCGTCGAGTTGACGCCCGCCGGTGAGCATTTCCTGCCCCAGGCCCGGCGTATGCTGCGGGACATGGACGACGCCGTGCGCGACGCCCGCGACACCCTCAGCCTGATCCGCGGCACGCTCCGGCTGGCGGCGCTGCCTACCGCTGCCGCGTCATTCCTGCCAGTGGTTATCGCCTCGTTCCAGCGTGAGCACCCAGGCGTGAAGGTGCATCTTCTGGATGGTCGCGCCGGGGAAATCATGGGTTGGGTGCAGGGAGGCGAGGTGGACGCCGGCATCAGTTCGTTGCCGGACGACTTGTCTGGCTTGAGCTTCGAGCGCCTGCTGGATGACAACCTGGTCCTGCTCAGCCACAAGGATCATCACCGCGACTGGAAACAGCAGCCCTATATCGCCCTGACGCCGGACACCAGCATCCGGCCTTTGGCCGATGCGGCATTGCGCTATTTAAACGTTGACCCAGCGCCAGCCTGGGAAGTGGCGCACATGAGCACGGCCACGGCGCTGGTCCGCGAGGGGCTGGGGTTTTCCTTGCTGCCGGCCAGTTGCACGGCGGTGTTCAACATCGGTGAACAGTGTGCGATCACCGCCATCGACCAACCGGCGAAACGCTCGATTGGCTTGCTGCAGCGCAAGCCGGTGGCTCCGTCGCCGTCGTTAAGCCAGTTCATGGGGCATGTGCGGCGGGTATTGCGCCAGGAATGA
- a CDS encoding CAP domain-containing protein, whose protein sequence is MRAIFSVMRLAALSLGLAFAASAAATEETQLVESINLYRSQSQSCAGQASLELPPLAMDSRLILSANGIGDLQQALARAAYPMVNVQAISLSGPRDAQAAMKAVQESFCQVVLDPQFVDIGVSRLDREWRIVLARPLLSARLGDWQAEGQKLLKLINSARAQPRRCGTEAFTATTPLAWNATLALAAVNHTRAMANNNFFDHRDRDGRMPGDRAELAGYLAQAIGENIAAGQDTALKVVDGWLASPGHCANLMNPQFRELGAGYAVDPKSDAGIYWTAMFGTQ, encoded by the coding sequence ATGCGTGCCATTTTTTCCGTCATGCGCCTTGCCGCGCTGTCGCTGGGACTGGCTTTTGCCGCCAGCGCCGCAGCTACCGAAGAGACGCAACTGGTCGAGTCCATCAACCTCTACCGCAGCCAGTCCCAAAGCTGCGCCGGCCAGGCATCCCTGGAGTTGCCTCCGCTGGCGATGGATTCGCGGTTGATCCTGTCGGCCAATGGCATCGGCGATCTTCAACAGGCCTTGGCCCGGGCGGCCTATCCGATGGTCAATGTGCAAGCCATCAGCCTTTCCGGACCTCGCGACGCCCAGGCCGCGATGAAAGCCGTACAAGAAAGCTTCTGCCAAGTCGTGCTGGACCCGCAGTTTGTCGACATCGGCGTCAGCCGCCTGGACCGTGAATGGCGTATTGTGCTCGCCCGCCCACTGTTGTCCGCGCGCCTCGGTGACTGGCAGGCCGAAGGCCAGAAACTGCTCAAGCTGATCAACAGCGCCCGTGCGCAGCCGCGCCGTTGCGGGACCGAGGCCTTCACCGCCACGACGCCACTGGCCTGGAACGCCACCCTGGCCCTGGCCGCTGTCAATCACACCCGCGCCATGGCCAATAACAACTTCTTCGATCACAGGGACCGTGACGGGCGCATGCCGGGCGACCGCGCCGAGCTGGCGGGCTACCTCGCGCAGGCCATCGGCGAAAACATCGCCGCCGGGCAAGACACGGCGCTGAAGGTGGTGGACGGCTGGCTGGCGAGCCCGGGGCACTGCGCCAACCTGATGAATCCGCAATTTCGCGAACTGGGGGCTGGGTATGCGGTGGACCCGAAGAGCGATGCGGGGATTTATTGGACGGCGATGTTTGGCACTCAGTGA
- a CDS encoding L-iditol 2-dehydrogenase, with protein sequence MKRLEGKSALVTGAARGIGRTFAEAYIHEGATVAIADIDLERAQATATELGDRAYAIRMDVTDQASIDSAIEAVVARAGKLDILINNAALFDLAPIVEITRQSFERLFSINVAGTLFTLQAAARQMIAQGHGGKIINMASQAGRRGEALVAVYCASKAAVISLTQSAGLDLIKHRINVNAIAPGVVDGEHWDGVDALFARHENLPLGEKKRLVGQQVPYGRMGTAQDLVGMAIFLASAESEYVVAQTYNVDGGNWMS encoded by the coding sequence ATGAAACGACTGGAAGGAAAAAGCGCGCTGGTGACCGGCGCTGCCCGCGGTATCGGCCGGACGTTCGCCGAGGCCTACATTCATGAAGGCGCGACGGTTGCCATTGCCGATATCGACCTCGAGCGTGCCCAAGCCACCGCCACTGAACTGGGCGACAGGGCCTACGCGATCAGGATGGACGTGACTGACCAGGCATCGATCGACAGCGCCATCGAGGCCGTCGTGGCCCGTGCGGGCAAGCTGGATATCCTGATCAATAACGCGGCCTTGTTCGACCTGGCGCCCATTGTCGAGATCACGCGACAGAGCTTCGAGCGGCTGTTTTCCATCAACGTCGCCGGCACGCTGTTCACCTTGCAGGCCGCCGCGCGGCAGATGATTGCCCAGGGCCATGGCGGCAAGATCATCAACATGGCGAGCCAGGCCGGCCGGCGTGGCGAGGCCTTGGTTGCGGTCTATTGTGCGTCCAAGGCCGCCGTAATCAGCCTGACCCAGTCCGCTGGGCTGGATTTGATCAAGCACCGGATCAACGTCAACGCCATCGCACCCGGCGTGGTGGATGGCGAACACTGGGACGGCGTCGACGCGCTGTTCGCCCGTCACGAGAACCTGCCATTGGGAGAAAAGAAACGTCTCGTCGGACAGCAGGTCCCGTATGGCCGGATGGGCACGGCGCAGGACCTGGTCGGCATGGCGATTTTCCTGGCCTCGGCGGAAAGCGAATACGTGGTGGCCCAGACCTATAACGTCGACGGAGGCAACTGGATGAGCTGA
- a CDS encoding AraC family transcriptional regulator, producing MPDHRTLLYDHRPAELEVILPEPEHSFRWYEHDYPYSLARWNHHPEFEIHLIRQGSGRLLVGDYMGPFGPGHVAMIGPDLPHDWIGDVAPGEYLAGRDVVLQFDGAVLLSLRRTLPELGDLQRLFERARRGLAFSGGTARRAAQLLEAIGPARGLARLALFLQLLDTLGRASDSEASCLASPCYAPALDARSSERIQKAFDYLHAELTGDLRVSVIARQLGMSEPGFSRFFKRITGHGFIDLMRKLRVQRACRLLSQSEMAVTDICFEVGYNNLSNFNRHFRVEMNQTPSDYRRSLSADSPTDSVPVMQEKTPP from the coding sequence ATGCCTGATCACCGAACGCTCCTGTACGACCATCGGCCGGCCGAGCTGGAAGTCATCCTGCCCGAGCCCGAGCACAGTTTTCGCTGGTATGAGCACGACTATCCCTATTCGCTGGCGCGTTGGAACCATCATCCCGAGTTTGAAATCCACCTGATTCGACAGGGCAGCGGGCGGTTGCTGGTCGGTGACTACATGGGCCCGTTCGGGCCCGGTCATGTAGCGATGATCGGACCGGACCTGCCCCACGACTGGATCGGCGATGTTGCCCCCGGCGAATATCTGGCGGGGCGCGATGTGGTGTTGCAGTTCGATGGTGCCGTGCTGTTGTCGTTGCGCCGGACGCTGCCGGAACTGGGGGATTTGCAGCGATTATTCGAGCGGGCCCGACGTGGCCTGGCTTTTAGCGGCGGCACCGCGCGGCGTGCCGCGCAATTGCTTGAAGCGATCGGGCCGGCCCGGGGCCTGGCGCGACTGGCGCTGTTTCTCCAACTGCTCGACACGCTTGGCCGCGCCAGCGACAGCGAGGCCTCTTGCCTGGCAAGCCCTTGCTACGCGCCAGCCCTCGATGCGCGAAGCTCGGAGCGCATTCAGAAAGCCTTCGACTACCTGCATGCCGAACTCACCGGCGACTTGCGCGTGTCGGTGATCGCCCGGCAACTGGGCATGAGTGAACCTGGGTTCTCGCGCTTCTTCAAACGCATCACCGGGCATGGATTCATCGACCTGATGCGCAAGCTCCGGGTCCAGCGTGCCTGCCGGTTGTTGTCCCAAAGCGAAATGGCGGTGACTGACATCTGTTTTGAAGTCGGCTACAACAACCTGTCTAACTTCAATCGGCATTTTCGCGTCGAAATGAACCAGACGCCCAGCGACTACCGCCGCAGCCTCAGTGCCGACTCGCCTACGGACAGTGTTCCTGTCATGCAAGAGAAAACGCCGCCGTGA
- a CDS encoding sigma 54-interacting transcriptional regulator, whose product MNNPHCPLPERSTTEPFRPRGDSKELSDSSSPTPAELTNCLFFSPDDGRIWLNDQRMLLLHSSSFGALRREIIERQGLEQARGMLTRTGYCSGARDARLIRERWPHADAAAVFRAGTHLHTLEGMTKVEPLHFKFDAESGFYEGEFLWHHSCEADEHVAAYGTGQDPVCWTELGYAIGFVSGLFGQLVVFREVECRGMGHERCRVVGKTAEQWGDIERDLSYLNASQPPAALPSSPRPNPMAASDPLPDSEQPLIGASAAFNAATLALQRVALTPATVLVTGESGVGKEMFARQLHQLSRRREGPFIALNCAAIPDNLIEAELFGVERGAYTGATHSRPGRFERAHGGTLFLDEITCLSLAGQGKLLRALQEREIERVGGGHGIKVDVRVVAATNLDLRKAVAQGDFREDLFYRLNVYPIALPPLRERRDDIPLLINAFLRRFCLEYGRTSVGLTMRALKVLLRYDFPGNVRELQNIIERGLIASEEGQAIDLMHLFRDERLPADAYSLDGNGGLSPSAVAQSDGTSSAPLLLSLSQADADFTIDGLESRLINEALQLTSGNLAAAARSLGLSRAQFAYRLKKHRHDVAD is encoded by the coding sequence ATGAATAATCCCCACTGTCCGCTGCCAGAGCGGTCTACGACCGAGCCTTTTCGTCCGCGGGGCGACAGCAAGGAGCTGAGCGACAGCAGCTCGCCCACCCCGGCGGAACTGACGAATTGTCTGTTCTTCTCTCCTGACGACGGGCGTATCTGGCTAAACGACCAGCGCATGTTGCTGTTGCACAGCTCATCCTTCGGCGCGTTGCGCCGCGAGATCATCGAGCGCCAAGGGCTGGAGCAAGCCCGGGGCATGCTCACCCGCACCGGCTATTGCTCCGGCGCCCGGGACGCGCGGCTGATTCGTGAACGCTGGCCCCACGCCGACGCCGCGGCGGTATTTCGCGCAGGCACGCACCTGCATACCCTCGAAGGCATGACCAAGGTCGAGCCGCTTCACTTCAAGTTCGATGCGGAATCGGGGTTCTACGAAGGGGAATTTCTCTGGCATCACTCCTGCGAAGCGGATGAGCATGTCGCCGCCTATGGCACCGGGCAGGATCCGGTGTGCTGGACCGAGCTGGGCTATGCGATCGGCTTCGTCAGCGGGTTGTTCGGGCAACTGGTGGTCTTTCGCGAAGTGGAATGCCGGGGCATGGGGCATGAGCGCTGCCGTGTCGTCGGCAAGACCGCCGAGCAATGGGGCGACATCGAGCGTGACCTGAGCTACCTCAATGCCTCACAGCCGCCCGCGGCCCTGCCTTCTAGCCCTAGGCCCAACCCTATGGCAGCCAGCGATCCACTGCCTGACAGCGAACAACCGCTGATCGGTGCCAGCGCGGCATTCAACGCGGCGACGTTGGCCTTGCAGCGGGTTGCCCTGACACCGGCCACCGTACTGGTCACCGGCGAGTCTGGCGTGGGCAAGGAAATGTTCGCCCGTCAGTTACATCAGCTAAGCCGGCGCCGCGAAGGGCCTTTTATTGCACTCAATTGCGCAGCCATACCGGATAACCTGATCGAAGCCGAGCTGTTCGGCGTCGAGCGCGGCGCCTATACCGGCGCCACTCATTCACGTCCCGGCCGCTTCGAACGGGCTCATGGCGGCACCCTGTTCCTCGACGAAATCACCTGCCTCAGCCTGGCCGGCCAAGGCAAGCTGCTGCGCGCATTGCAGGAGCGGGAAATCGAGCGAGTCGGTGGCGGCCATGGCATCAAGGTCGATGTGCGAGTCGTCGCGGCCACAAACCTCGACCTGCGCAAAGCCGTGGCGCAAGGTGATTTTCGCGAAGACCTGTTCTACCGACTCAACGTCTACCCCATCGCCCTTCCGCCCCTGCGCGAGCGCCGCGATGACATACCGCTGCTGATCAACGCCTTCCTCAGGCGGTTTTGCCTGGAATATGGCCGCACGTCGGTGGGCCTTACCATGCGCGCCCTGAAAGTCCTGCTGCGCTACGACTTCCCCGGCAATGTCAGAGAACTGCAAAACATCATCGAACGGGGCTTGATCGCCAGCGAAGAAGGCCAGGCCATCGACTTGATGCACCTGTTTCGCGATGAACGACTGCCCGCCGATGCCTATTCCCTCGACGGCAATGGCGGACTCTCGCCGTCGGCCGTGGCACAAAGCGATGGGACGTCCAGCGCGCCGCTGCTGCTGTCCCTGAGCCAGGCCGATGCGGATTTCACCATCGATGGCCTGGAGTCCCGGCTGATCAACGAAGCGTTGCAGCTCACCAGCGGCAACCTCGCGGCGGCCGCCCGCTCCCTGGGGCTGAGCCGAGCACAGTTCGCGTATCGGTTGAAAAAGCACCGGCACGATGTGGCTGACTAG
- a CDS encoding benzaldehyde dehydrogenase, with product MSASENHLLAQVTACECVFNGDWVPASGPLRSIIEPATGELLMRSATADAADIAKASRDAALAQPAWAALGPRERAAIFRKAADVAERSFAELALYVARETGAALFKGQHEVREAIVLLHQAAGMLSQAHGAVLPSAAGRLSYARRLPHGVIGVISPFNFPLVLSMRSVAPALAAGNAVVLKPDPQTPVSGGFLIARLFEAAGLPKGLLQVLPGAADAGEALCRDPNVKMIAFTGSTGAGRKVAEVAGRNLKKVALELGGKNPLIILEDADLDLAARNAAWGAWLHQGQICMATGLILAHESIAPALTRKLVEKARALSVGNAAREEAALGPLINQRQLQRVHEIVSDSVRAGATLEAGGEYDRLFYRPTVLSGVKPGMRAFEDEVFGPVATVVSFASDEEAIELANRTEYGLSAAIISPSVGRAMAMGERLECGMLHINDQTVADECVNPFGGRGASGNGGSVGGPADWDEYTQWQWVTVKATAPIYPF from the coding sequence ATGTCTGCATCCGAAAACCACCTGCTAGCCCAGGTGACTGCGTGCGAATGTGTCTTCAATGGGGATTGGGTGCCTGCCTCGGGCCCATTGCGGTCGATCATCGAGCCGGCCACTGGCGAGTTATTGATGCGCAGTGCCACGGCCGACGCCGCCGATATCGCCAAGGCCAGTCGCGATGCCGCCCTGGCGCAACCCGCCTGGGCGGCCCTCGGTCCACGGGAACGGGCCGCGATCTTTCGCAAGGCGGCCGATGTCGCCGAGCGCTCCTTCGCGGAACTGGCGTTGTATGTCGCCCGTGAAACCGGTGCGGCGCTGTTCAAGGGCCAGCATGAGGTGCGCGAAGCGATCGTGCTGCTGCATCAAGCGGCGGGCATGCTGTCCCAGGCCCACGGGGCAGTCCTGCCCAGCGCGGCGGGGCGCCTGTCTTATGCGCGGCGCCTGCCCCACGGCGTGATCGGGGTGATCTCGCCCTTCAATTTTCCCCTGGTATTGTCCATGCGTTCCGTGGCGCCGGCCCTGGCAGCGGGTAACGCGGTAGTGCTCAAGCCGGACCCGCAGACTCCGGTCAGTGGCGGTTTTCTCATTGCCCGGCTGTTCGAGGCGGCGGGCTTGCCCAAGGGCTTGCTGCAGGTGTTGCCTGGAGCGGCGGACGCTGGTGAAGCGCTGTGCCGCGATCCCAACGTGAAGATGATTGCTTTCACCGGATCGACCGGTGCCGGCCGCAAAGTGGCTGAAGTGGCGGGGCGAAACCTGAAAAAGGTCGCGTTGGAACTGGGCGGCAAGAACCCGCTGATCATCCTTGAAGACGCCGATCTGGACCTCGCTGCGCGAAACGCCGCCTGGGGCGCATGGCTGCACCAAGGGCAGATTTGCATGGCCACCGGATTGATTCTCGCCCATGAGTCCATCGCCCCGGCGCTGACCCGCAAATTGGTGGAAAAGGCCCGCGCCTTGAGCGTGGGCAACGCCGCCCGCGAGGAGGCGGCGCTAGGGCCACTGATCAATCAGCGGCAGTTGCAACGCGTGCACGAAATCGTCAGCGACAGCGTACGCGCCGGCGCGACCCTTGAAGCGGGCGGTGAATACGATCGTTTGTTCTATCGACCGACTGTACTCAGCGGCGTGAAGCCGGGCATGCGTGCCTTCGAGGATGAAGTCTTTGGGCCCGTGGCGACTGTCGTCAGTTTCGCCAGCGACGAGGAAGCCATCGAATTGGCCAATCGCACCGAATACGGCCTGTCGGCGGCAATTATTTCGCCGTCGGTGGGAAGAGCCATGGCCATGGGGGAGCGGCTTGAGTGCGGCATGTTGCACATCAATGACCAGACCGTCGCCGACGAGTGCGTCAACCCGTTCGGCGGGCGCGGCGCCTCGGGCAATGGCGGCAGTGTCGGCGGTCCGGCGGATTGGGATGAATACACCCAGTGGCAGTGGGTGACGGTCAAGGCTACCGCGCCGATCTACCCGTTCTGA